A single window of Motacilla alba alba isolate MOTALB_02 chromosome 12, Motacilla_alba_V1.0_pri, whole genome shotgun sequence DNA harbors:
- the LOC119706258 gene encoding metabotropic glutamate receptor 7-like isoform X2, protein MGRPGRVLRLLALLELPCCLLELLLGEAARGQEMYAPHSIRLEGDITLGGLFPVHAKGSPCGDIKKENGIHRLEAMLYALDQINSDPDLLPNVTLGARILDTCSRDTYALEQSLTFVQALIQKDTSDVRCTNGEPPVFVKPEKVVGVIGASGSSVSIMVANILRLFQCPGWRQP, encoded by the exons ATGGGCCGGCCGGGCAGGGTGCTGCGGCTGCTggcgctgctggagctgccctgctgcctgctggagctgctgctcggGGAGGCGGCCCGCGGGCAGGAGATGTACGCGCCCCACTCCATCCGCCTGGAGGGGGACATCaccctgggcggcctcttccCCGTGCACGCCAAGGGCTCCCCCTGCGGGGACATCAAGAAGGAGAACGGCATCCACAGGCTGGAGGCGATGCTCTACGCCCTGGACCAGATCAACAGCGACCCGGACCTGCTGCCCAACGTGACGCTGGGCGCCCGCATCCTGGACACCTGCTCCCGGGACACCTACGCGCTGGAGCAGTCGCTCACCTTCGTCCAGGCGCTCATCCAGAAGGACACCTCCGACGTGAGGTGCACCAACGGCGAGCCGCCCGTCTTCGTCAAGCCGGAGAAAGTAGTTGGAGTGATCGGGGCATCGGGGAGTTCCGTGTCCATTATGGTGGCCAACATCCTCCGGCTGTTCCAG tgcccagggtgGCGGCAGCCCTGA
- the LOC119706258 gene encoding metabotropic glutamate receptor 7-like isoform X1, whose product MGRPGRVLRLLALLELPCCLLELLLGEAARGQEMYAPHSIRLEGDITLGGLFPVHAKGSPCGDIKKENGIHRLEAMLYALDQINSDPDLLPNVTLGARILDTCSRDTYALEQSLTFVQALIQKDTSDVRCTNGEPPVFVKPEKVVGVIGASGSSVSIMVANILRLFQFFYLTAAQKISE is encoded by the exons ATGGGCCGGCCGGGCAGGGTGCTGCGGCTGCTggcgctgctggagctgccctgctgcctgctggagctgctgctcggGGAGGCGGCCCGCGGGCAGGAGATGTACGCGCCCCACTCCATCCGCCTGGAGGGGGACATCaccctgggcggcctcttccCCGTGCACGCCAAGGGCTCCCCCTGCGGGGACATCAAGAAGGAGAACGGCATCCACAGGCTGGAGGCGATGCTCTACGCCCTGGACCAGATCAACAGCGACCCGGACCTGCTGCCCAACGTGACGCTGGGCGCCCGCATCCTGGACACCTGCTCCCGGGACACCTACGCGCTGGAGCAGTCGCTCACCTTCGTCCAGGCGCTCATCCAGAAGGACACCTCCGACGTGAGGTGCACCAACGGCGAGCCGCCCGTCTTCGTCAAGCCGGAGAAAGTAGTTGGAGTGATCGGGGCATCGGGGAGTTCCGTGTCCATTATGGTGGCCAACATCCTCCGGCTGTTCCAG TTTTTCTatctgacagcagcacagaaaatctCTGAGTAA